From the genome of Pseudomonas yamanorum, one region includes:
- a CDS encoding transglutaminase family protein has product MSIHVALHHVTHYRYDRAVELGPQIVRLRPAAHSRTRILSYALKVLPEQHFINWQQDPQGNYLARLVFPEKTDELRIEVDLVAEMAVFNPFDFFLEPYAEKIPFSYAADEQRELAPYLETLPLTPRFAAYLAGIDRTPLPAVDFLVGLNQRLAADIGYLIRMEPGVQTPEFTLENASGSCRDSAWLLVQLLRNLGLAARFVSGYLIQLTADVKALDGPSGTEVDFTDLHAWCEVYLPGAGWIGLDATSGLFAGEGHIPLACSPDPSSAAPISGLVEPCECEFTHEMSVERIWEAPRVTKPYTEEQWLAIQALGRQIDGDLLKDDVRLTMGGEPTFVSIDDPDGAEWNTAALGPDKRRLSAELFQRMRKHYAPKGLVHFGQGKWYPGEQLPRWSLNCYWRRDGVPIWHNSALIADEQQSYGADGVMAGRFLASVAERLKLPAQFVFPAYEDNFYYLWREGALPQNVTAEDPRLEDKLERERLRKVFSQGLDKVIGQVLPLARTAANDRWQSGRWYLRDNHCRLVPGDSPLGYRLPLASQPWVTAADYPFVHPTDPNQDLPDLPTPSQLQSHGESAASKDRIPKIDESADWLTRTALCAEAREGRLYLFMPPLERVEDYLELVAAIEATAEELHCPVLLEGYEPPSDPRLSNFRVTPDPGVIEVNVQPSATWDELVERTEFLYEEARQTRLTTEKFMIDGRHTGTGGGNHFVLGGATPKDSPFLRRPDLLRSLISYWHNHPSLSYLFSGLFIGPTSQAPRVDEARNDALYELEIAFAQMPEVGEECPPWLVDRLLRNLLIDVTGNTHRAEFCIDKLYSPDGATGRLGLLELRAFEMPPHARMSLTQQLLLRALVARFWREPYAPPKLARWGTELHDRFLLPHFIEQDFADVIVELNAAGYPLRAEWFAAHLEFRFPKVGDYAVSGIELELRQALEPWHVLGEEGAVGGTVRYVDSSLERLQVKLSGLPPQRYLLTCNGIPVPLQPTGRVGEFVAGVRYRAWQPANCLQPTIPVHAPLVFDLLDTWMQRSLGGCQYHVAHPGGRNYDSLPVNANEAESRRMARFFRLGHSPGKLPVPSVVINDELPMTLDLRRFPNKND; this is encoded by the coding sequence GTGTCGATTCATGTCGCGTTGCACCACGTTACGCATTACCGCTACGACCGCGCGGTCGAGCTCGGCCCACAGATTGTTCGTCTGCGTCCGGCGGCTCATAGCCGCACTCGGATTCTGTCCTACGCGTTGAAGGTGCTGCCGGAACAGCACTTCATCAATTGGCAGCAAGACCCCCAGGGCAATTACCTGGCGCGTCTGGTGTTTCCGGAAAAAACTGACGAATTGCGCATCGAAGTCGACCTGGTCGCCGAGATGGCGGTATTCAATCCGTTCGATTTCTTCCTGGAACCCTACGCCGAAAAAATCCCTTTCAGCTACGCCGCCGATGAGCAGCGCGAGCTGGCGCCGTACCTGGAAACATTACCGCTGACCCCGCGATTCGCCGCGTATCTGGCGGGTATCGACCGCACGCCGTTGCCGGCGGTGGATTTTCTGGTAGGCCTGAATCAGCGTCTGGCCGCCGATATCGGCTACCTGATCCGCATGGAACCGGGCGTACAAACTCCGGAATTCACCCTGGAAAACGCCTCCGGTTCCTGCCGGGATTCGGCGTGGTTGCTGGTGCAACTGCTGCGTAACCTGGGCCTGGCGGCGCGATTTGTGTCTGGCTATCTGATCCAGCTGACCGCCGACGTCAAAGCCCTCGACGGCCCGTCCGGCACCGAGGTGGATTTCACCGACCTGCATGCCTGGTGCGAAGTGTATTTGCCCGGCGCCGGCTGGATCGGCCTCGATGCCACCTCCGGCTTGTTCGCTGGTGAAGGGCATATCCCGTTGGCTTGTAGTCCTGATCCTTCCTCAGCAGCGCCCATCAGTGGCCTGGTGGAACCCTGCGAGTGCGAATTTACCCACGAGATGTCCGTGGAGCGGATTTGGGAGGCCCCACGGGTTACCAAGCCCTACACCGAAGAGCAGTGGCTGGCGATCCAGGCCCTGGGCCGGCAGATCGACGGTGACCTGCTCAAGGACGACGTGCGCCTGACCATGGGCGGCGAGCCGACCTTTGTCTCCATCGACGACCCTGACGGTGCGGAATGGAACACCGCCGCTCTCGGCCCGGACAAACGCCGATTGTCTGCCGAGCTGTTCCAGCGCATGCGCAAGCACTACGCGCCCAAGGGCCTGGTGCATTTCGGCCAGGGCAAGTGGTACCCCGGCGAGCAACTGCCGCGCTGGTCCCTCAACTGCTACTGGCGCCGCGACGGCGTGCCGATCTGGCACAACAGCGCATTGATCGCCGATGAGCAACAAAGCTATGGCGCCGACGGCGTGATGGCCGGGCGTTTTCTGGCCAGCGTCGCCGAGCGCCTGAAACTGCCTGCGCAGTTTGTATTCCCGGCCTACGAAGACAATTTCTATTACCTGTGGCGCGAAGGCGCCTTGCCGCAGAACGTCACCGCCGAAGATCCGCGCCTGGAGGACAAGCTCGAGCGCGAACGCCTGCGCAAAGTCTTCAGCCAGGGCCTGGATAAAGTCATCGGCCAGGTGCTGCCGCTGGCGCGAACGGCGGCCAATGACCGCTGGCAGAGCGGCCGCTGGTACCTGCGGGACAACCATTGCCGCCTGGTGCCGGGTGATTCGCCCTTGGGTTATCGCCTGCCACTGGCCTCGCAGCCGTGGGTGACGGCGGCGGACTATCCGTTCGTACATCCCACCGATCCCAACCAGGACCTGCCCGACCTGCCGACCCCCTCACAGTTGCAAAGCCACGGTGAGTCGGCCGCCAGCAAAGACCGTATTCCTAAGATCGACGAGTCCGCGGACTGGCTGACCCGCACCGCCCTGTGTGCCGAAGCGCGGGAAGGCCGACTGTACCTGTTCATGCCGCCGCTGGAGCGGGTCGAGGATTATCTGGAGTTGGTGGCGGCCATCGAAGCCACCGCTGAAGAGCTGCATTGCCCGGTGCTGCTGGAAGGTTACGAGCCGCCGAGCGACCCGCGCCTGAGCAACTTCCGGGTGACACCGGACCCGGGCGTGATCGAGGTCAACGTGCAGCCGTCCGCCACCTGGGACGAGTTGGTGGAGCGCACCGAGTTTCTCTACGAGGAAGCCCGGCAAACCCGCCTCACCACAGAAAAATTCATGATCGACGGCCGCCATACCGGCACCGGCGGCGGTAACCATTTTGTGCTCGGTGGCGCCACGCCGAAGGATTCACCGTTCCTGCGGCGTCCCGATCTGCTGCGCAGCCTGATCAGCTATTGGCATAACCACCCGTCGTTGTCCTACCTGTTTTCCGGCCTGTTCATCGGCCCGACTTCCCAGGCGCCACGGGTCGACGAAGCGCGTAACGACGCGTTGTATGAGTTGGAAATCGCCTTCGCGCAGATGCCCGAAGTGGGTGAAGAGTGTCCGCCCTGGTTGGTGGACCGCCTGCTGCGCAACCTGCTGATCGACGTCACTGGCAATACCCACCGCGCCGAGTTCTGCATCGACAAGCTCTACTCGCCCGACGGTGCCACCGGCCGCCTGGGCCTGCTGGAACTGCGCGCCTTTGAAATGCCGCCCCACGCCCGCATGAGCCTGACCCAGCAGTTGCTGCTGCGGGCACTGGTCGCGCGGTTCTGGCGTGAACCCTATGCGCCGCCGAAGCTGGCGCGCTGGGGCACAGAACTGCACGACCGCTTCCTGCTGCCGCACTTTATCGAGCAGGATTTTGCCGACGTGATCGTCGAGCTGAACGCTGCCGGTTATCCGCTGCGGGCCGAATGGTTTGCCGCGCACCTGGAGTTCCGTTTTCCCAAGGTCGGTGACTACGCCGTCAGCGGTATCGAACTGGAACTGCGCCAGGCCCTGGAACCCTGGCATGTGCTGGGCGAGGAGGGCGCGGTGGGCGGCACGGTGCGTTACGTGGACTCGTCCCTGGAGCGATTGCAGGTCAAGTTGAGCGGGCTGCCGCCCCAGCGTTACCTGCTGACCTGCAACGGCATCCCGGTGCCGTTGCAACCCACCGGGCGCGTTGGAGAGTTTGTGGCTGGCGTGCGCTATCGCGCGTGGCAGCCGGCCAACTGTTTGCAGCCGACCATCCCGGTGCATGCGCCGCTGGTGTTCGATCTTTTGGACACGTGGATGCAGCGCTCGCTGGGGGGTTGCCAGTACCATGTCGCCCATCCGGGCGGACGCAATTACGACAGCCTGCCGGTGAATGCCAATGAAGCTGAAAGCCGGCGGATGGCGCGGTTTTTCCGTCTGGGGCACAGCCCCGGGAAATTGCCGGTGCCGAGTGTGGTGATCAATGATGAATTGCCGATGACCCTGGATTTACGGCGCTTCCCCAATAAGAATGACTAA
- a CDS encoding NAD synthetase gives MSSPLLGIGMDSNRSQFMARQRIESQINLPRLFAAIDADPGIVGAGVVYIDADFNVVTLREFKPICSIRPKRIILREAQKYIAPAQFVEQVKTNPREGRLMSETFDMGLSCSAAVIGWIVVFSGSVAVPFTAGASAFVVGIGVTAALASSAQCGFGVARTYNEILDPDANDRMDDAEWYGAVSPILDAASLVGIGTGALTTVRLLKANKAAALGKSWYELLKGLSRQERKKLTKELLSLRDPSLTPKLLKLQQRTGKLTKSFSSTEIRHATLTQMKDALGGILGLTGSYRTGNVGAASTLAIGLYEDLTE, from the coding sequence ATGAGCAGCCCCCTGCTTGGCATCGGCATGGACTCCAACCGCTCCCAGTTCATGGCGCGCCAGCGCATCGAAAGCCAGATCAACCTGCCACGCCTGTTTGCTGCCATCGACGCCGATCCCGGCATTGTGGGGGCGGGTGTGGTGTATATCGATGCTGACTTCAATGTCGTCACCCTGCGCGAATTCAAACCGATTTGCAGCATCAGGCCCAAGCGCATCATTTTGCGTGAGGCGCAAAAATACATAGCCCCGGCACAGTTTGTGGAGCAGGTGAAGACCAACCCTCGGGAAGGGCGCCTCATGAGCGAGACGTTCGATATGGGGTTGTCATGCTCCGCTGCGGTGATCGGCTGGATCGTTGTCTTCAGCGGCAGCGTTGCCGTACCGTTTACGGCGGGTGCCAGTGCCTTTGTGGTCGGCATTGGTGTTACGGCGGCGCTGGCCAGCAGCGCGCAATGTGGGTTTGGCGTAGCGCGTACCTACAACGAAATCCTTGACCCCGATGCCAATGACCGTATGGATGACGCCGAATGGTACGGCGCTGTTTCCCCCATCCTTGATGCCGCTTCTTTGGTGGGTATCGGCACCGGCGCACTGACGACGGTGAGATTGCTCAAGGCCAACAAGGCCGCCGCGTTGGGCAAGAGTTGGTACGAACTGCTCAAGGGCTTGAGCCGCCAGGAACGCAAGAAGTTGACCAAGGAACTGCTAAGCCTGAGGGACCCCAGCCTGACGCCCAAGTTGCTCAAGTTGCAGCAGCGCACAGGCAAGCTGACGAAGAGTTTCAGCTCCACCGAAATTCGCCACGCAACCCTGACCCAAATGAAAGATGCGCTGGGTGGGATATTAGGCCTCACCGGCAGCTACCGTACCGGTAATGTTGGCGCCGCCAGCACCCTTGCAATTGGCTTGTACGAGGACCTGACGGAATGA